A part of Myxococcus fulvus genomic DNA contains:
- a CDS encoding M36 family metallopeptidase, translating to MSSRDVRRYLVRAVLVSGVLWLPSARAITAQGLTERHHDARLSHDAGPRWRVSAVQEEAEARLRRAVPDLRVEVDPSTGRVRSLVNLVGALSEPASGDALAVGLAFVQRNLDVLGLELTDLAGLDVADRVYSRPSGATHLYLRQKYKGVTVYNTRLQLNVDREGRVLAVHSDLQPSVESTLVGTTPRLGAAEAVRSAAKHLGVPLARAPRALEAEPGPARRTRVEVTGLSSEPIDASLAVLPLRRGESRWVWHFLVHTLDARHAYELTVDAETGEVWTRFDQVASDSYKVYPMPVESPHHTAPLPPADGRATEASPHGWHDTDGVAGAEHTTPRGNNVHAYEDRDANNLPPTSGEPDCGVMLDCVFPLDLTGAPSTYVSASVVNLFYWNNRLHDVLYPYGFDEVAGNFQVNNLGRGGLGNDDVRAEAQDGGGTNNANFLTPPDGVRPRMQLYLWTPPNPDRDGSLDSGIIAHEYGHGVSNRLVGGPSIVSCLTNRQQPGEGLSDFLALVFTARPGDTASTPRGVGTYLQNQATTGAGLRPQPYTLDSIRNTWTYESSNTLPVPHGVGAVFAQALWEVYWALVAQWGFDANLQDAQGGAGNQRMLLYFIEGLKRAPCNPSFLQTRDAIISAAHTLHGGEDVCRMWRAFAGFGLGSNATAFNAVAVNGYAVPPSCDFVRGRDEAPARTPR from the coding sequence ATGTCCTCACGTGATGTCCGCCGGTACCTCGTCCGCGCGGTGCTGGTCTCCGGAGTGCTCTGGCTTCCCTCCGCCCGCGCAATCACCGCGCAGGGACTGACGGAGCGGCACCACGACGCGCGGCTGTCGCACGACGCGGGCCCGCGCTGGCGAGTCTCCGCGGTCCAGGAAGAGGCGGAGGCCCGCCTGCGTCGCGCGGTGCCGGACCTCCGCGTGGAGGTGGACCCCTCGACGGGGCGGGTGCGCTCGCTGGTGAACCTGGTGGGCGCGCTCTCCGAGCCCGCGTCGGGAGACGCGCTGGCCGTGGGGCTGGCGTTCGTCCAGCGAAACCTCGACGTCCTGGGCCTGGAGCTCACGGACCTGGCGGGCCTGGATGTGGCCGACCGCGTCTACTCCAGGCCCAGCGGCGCCACGCACCTGTACCTGCGACAGAAGTACAAGGGTGTCACCGTCTACAACACTCGGCTGCAGCTCAACGTGGACCGCGAGGGGCGCGTGCTCGCGGTGCACAGCGACCTGCAGCCCTCGGTGGAGTCGACGCTCGTGGGCACCACGCCTCGCCTGGGCGCCGCCGAGGCGGTCCGGAGCGCGGCGAAGCACCTGGGTGTGCCGCTGGCCCGAGCGCCCCGAGCGCTCGAGGCGGAGCCGGGCCCGGCGCGACGCACGCGGGTCGAGGTGACGGGGCTGTCGAGCGAGCCCATCGACGCATCGCTCGCGGTGCTGCCCCTGCGTCGGGGGGAGTCCCGCTGGGTGTGGCACTTCCTGGTGCACACGCTGGATGCGCGGCACGCCTACGAGCTGACGGTGGACGCGGAGACGGGCGAGGTCTGGACGCGCTTCGACCAGGTCGCGAGCGATTCGTACAAGGTCTACCCGATGCCGGTGGAGAGCCCCCACCACACGGCCCCGCTGCCGCCCGCGGATGGACGCGCGACGGAGGCGTCACCCCACGGCTGGCATGACACGGACGGCGTCGCGGGCGCGGAGCACACCACGCCGCGCGGCAACAACGTCCATGCGTACGAGGACCGCGACGCGAACAACCTGCCGCCCACGTCGGGAGAGCCGGACTGTGGCGTGATGCTCGACTGCGTCTTCCCGCTCGACCTCACGGGCGCGCCCTCCACGTACGTCTCGGCGTCCGTCGTGAACCTGTTCTATTGGAACAACCGCCTGCACGACGTGCTGTACCCGTACGGCTTCGACGAGGTGGCCGGCAACTTCCAGGTCAACAACCTGGGGCGGGGCGGCCTGGGTAACGACGACGTGCGCGCCGAGGCGCAGGACGGCGGTGGCACGAACAACGCCAACTTCCTCACGCCGCCGGACGGGGTGCGTCCGCGCATGCAGCTCTACCTGTGGACCCCGCCGAATCCGGACCGGGACGGCTCGCTCGACAGCGGCATCATCGCGCACGAGTACGGCCACGGCGTCTCCAACCGGCTCGTCGGTGGCCCCTCCATCGTGTCGTGCCTCACCAATCGCCAGCAGCCCGGCGAGGGGCTCAGCGACTTCCTGGCGCTCGTGTTCACCGCGCGCCCGGGCGACACCGCGAGCACGCCGCGCGGCGTGGGCACCTATCTCCAGAACCAGGCCACCACGGGCGCGGGGCTGCGCCCGCAGCCGTACACGTTGGACTCCATTCGCAACACCTGGACCTACGAGAGCAGCAACACGCTGCCCGTGCCCCACGGCGTGGGCGCGGTGTTCGCGCAGGCGCTGTGGGAGGTGTACTGGGCGCTCGTCGCGCAGTGGGGCTTCGACGCGAATCTCCAGGACGCCCAGGGCGGCGCGGGCAACCAGCGCATGCTGCTGTACTTCATCGAGGGCCTGAAGCGCGCCCCCTGCAACCCCTCCTTCCTCCAGACGCGCGACGCCATCATCAGCGCGGCGCACACGCTGCACGGAGGCGAGGACGTCTGCCGCATGTGGCGAGCCTTCGCGGGCTTCGGTCTGGGCTCCAACGCCACCGCCTTCAACGCCGTCGCCGTCAACGGCTACGCGGTGCCGCCCTCGTGCGACTTCGTCAGGGGCCGCGACGAAGCTCCCGCGCGCACCCCTCGCTGA